A genomic segment from Alistipes senegalensis JC50 encodes:
- a CDS encoding HlyD family secretion protein: MKTNKQQKGILLTAVSMLAVIAVVIVIGLSLPEREEYIQGEVETTDYRVSCKVPSRVLQIRVAEGDCVRRGDTLAVMEAPDMAARLAQAEAARSAAEALELKARNGSRQEQIQAAYEVWQQARAGLQVAEKTFRRIERLHGEGVVAAQKFDEAQARYEASAATERAARAQYDMAVNGARREDRLAAEAQVSRARGAIAEVTSYLNETILTASDDGLVTEIFPEVGELVGTGAPIMNVARMDDVWFTFNIREDLLPGIAVGRELTAYLPALDIAVPVRITRMKDVGSFAVWKATKALDRFDLKTFEVRTRPASPVEGLHPGMSAVLRKSEIE, encoded by the coding sequence ATGAAAACGAACAAACAGCAAAAAGGGATTCTTTTGACGGCCGTATCCATGCTTGCGGTGATCGCGGTCGTCATCGTCATCGGGCTCTCGCTGCCCGAGCGGGAGGAGTATATTCAGGGCGAGGTCGAAACGACCGACTACCGCGTGTCGTGCAAGGTGCCGTCGCGCGTGCTGCAAATCCGGGTCGCCGAGGGCGACTGCGTGCGGAGGGGCGACACGCTCGCCGTCATGGAGGCTCCCGACATGGCCGCGCGGCTGGCGCAGGCCGAGGCGGCCCGTTCGGCTGCCGAAGCGTTGGAGCTGAAGGCCCGCAACGGTTCGCGGCAGGAGCAGATCCAGGCCGCCTACGAGGTTTGGCAGCAGGCCCGGGCGGGTTTGCAGGTGGCGGAAAAGACCTTCCGGCGCATCGAACGCCTGCACGGCGAGGGAGTTGTCGCCGCCCAGAAATTCGACGAGGCGCAGGCCAGATACGAAGCCTCCGCCGCTACGGAGCGTGCCGCCAGGGCGCAGTACGACATGGCCGTGAACGGCGCCCGCCGGGAGGACCGGCTGGCTGCCGAGGCGCAGGTGTCGCGGGCCCGGGGAGCCATCGCCGAGGTGACCTCCTACCTGAACGAGACGATACTCACGGCCTCGGACGACGGACTGGTGACGGAGATTTTTCCCGAGGTCGGCGAACTGGTCGGCACGGGAGCGCCGATTATGAACGTGGCCCGTATGGACGACGTGTGGTTCACGTTCAACATCCGCGAAGACCTGCTGCCGGGTATCGCTGTCGGACGGGAGCTGACGGCCTACCTCCCGGCGCTCGACATCGCCGTTCCGGTGCGTATCACGCGCATGAAGGACGTGGGCAGCTTCGCCGTGTGGAAGGCCACCAAGGCGCTCGACCGCTTCGACCTGAAGACATTCGAGGTGAGGACCCGCCCCGCATCGCCCGTCGAAGGGCTTCACCCGGGCATGTCGGCCGTACTTCGTAAAAGCGAGATCGAATGA
- a CDS encoding TolC family protein yields the protein MKTRILTGWLLVAAVAVQARTTELSIGECRTLAIQNNKELRMAGEREQAACHRRKAAFTNYLPRISAAGAYLHTSDELSLLSDEQKNTLGRLGTNASGQLQGILQQYPSLGEQFGPVAGSLAGGLDAFGTSLVDGLRTDTRNMTVVSVMLTQPVYMGGKIAAYDKITRFAEQIARSQHDQQLQEVILEVDRTYWQIVALQSKKRLAESYLELVWKLDGDVGQLIEAGMATKADGLSIKVKVNEAEVALIQVDNGLALSRMLLCQLCGLDLTTEVRLRDEAAELPVGTTAADLETALENRPELRSLDMAQRIGKHKVTIARSEFMPNVALTGGYLTSNPSLTNGFQKKFNGLWNVGVVVKIPILTWGERHHKVQAARREAAIAAYQFEEAAEKVELQVTQSRQKMREATERYAAATRSQAEADENLRCATLGMQEGVIPVSNVLEAQTAWLSAHSERLTARIDVLLADLYLRKALGTLK from the coding sequence ATGAAAACACGAATCTTGACGGGATGGCTGCTCGTTGCGGCGGTCGCGGTGCAGGCCCGGACGACGGAGCTTTCGATCGGGGAGTGCCGGACTTTGGCCATCCAGAACAACAAGGAGCTGCGCATGGCGGGCGAGAGGGAGCAGGCGGCCTGTCATCGGCGCAAGGCCGCCTTCACGAACTACCTGCCCCGGATTTCGGCGGCAGGAGCCTACCTGCATACGTCGGACGAATTGTCGCTGCTCAGCGACGAACAGAAAAATACGCTGGGGCGCCTCGGCACGAACGCCTCCGGGCAGTTGCAGGGCATTTTGCAGCAGTATCCTTCGCTGGGCGAGCAGTTCGGGCCCGTCGCGGGTTCGCTTGCCGGAGGTCTCGACGCTTTCGGGACGAGTCTGGTCGATGGTCTGCGTACCGATACGCGGAACATGACCGTGGTGTCGGTGATGCTGACCCAGCCGGTTTACATGGGCGGCAAGATCGCGGCCTATGACAAGATCACCCGTTTTGCGGAGCAGATCGCCCGCAGCCAGCACGATCAGCAGCTGCAAGAGGTGATTCTCGAAGTCGATCGCACCTATTGGCAGATCGTCGCCCTGCAATCGAAAAAGCGGCTGGCCGAGAGCTACCTCGAACTGGTGTGGAAGCTCGACGGCGATGTCGGGCAGCTGATCGAGGCGGGGATGGCCACCAAGGCCGACGGACTGAGCATCAAGGTGAAGGTCAACGAGGCGGAGGTGGCGCTCATTCAGGTCGATAACGGGCTCGCCCTGTCCCGGATGCTGCTCTGCCAGTTGTGCGGCTTGGATTTGACGACGGAAGTCCGGCTGCGGGATGAAGCCGCGGAACTGCCGGTCGGGACGACTGCCGCCGACTTGGAGACGGCGTTGGAAAACCGTCCCGAACTCCGCAGCCTCGACATGGCGCAGCGGATCGGGAAGCACAAGGTGACGATCGCCCGCTCCGAATTCATGCCCAATGTAGCGCTCACAGGCGGTTATCTGACGAGCAACCCCTCGCTCACCAACGGATTCCAGAAAAAATTCAACGGACTGTGGAATGTCGGCGTGGTGGTGAAGATTCCCATTCTGACCTGGGGCGAGCGCCACCACAAGGTGCAGGCCGCCCGCCGCGAAGCCGCCATTGCCGCGTATCAGTTCGAGGAGGCGGCCGAGAAGGTCGAGTTGCAGGTGACGCAGAGCCGTCAGAAAATGCGGGAGGCGACCGAGCGGTATGCGGCCGCCACGCGCAGCCAGGCGGAGGCCGATGAGAACCTGCGCTGCGCCACCCTCGGCATGCAGGAAGGGGTCATCCCCGTCAGCAACGTGCTGGAGGCGCAGACCGCATGGCTCTCCGCCCATTCGGAGCGGCTCACCGCCCGCATCGACGTGCTGCTCGCCGATCTCTATCTGCGCAAGGCGCTGGGTACATTGAAATAA
- a CDS encoding helix-turn-helix domain-containing protein — protein sequence MRPESNSEEPFKFLSEHFVIFENARDFVRLDDQKGWRMLLFCIDGRFQIEVNGTPYTIEPNDIAFCTPDKIVTRTMMSPDFKGYLFGCSANFSKRIFPNSADLWNKVFYMSRNFKIHLSDRESVELLEDYHFLKRKITRIDHLYYDEIIRCLLQAFLYQTAHVLDNHVEAETTAEEPLQSRHQICQAFIDLLSSTKPVPRSVQWYAERLCKTPRYLSTAVKRASGRSASEWIHEALTREVADALKNSPKSIKEISDELDFPNLSFFGRYVRQRLGCSPSEFRQRKNNPQ from the coding sequence ATGCGACCCGAATCCAACAGCGAAGAACCTTTCAAGTTTCTGTCGGAACATTTCGTCATCTTCGAAAACGCAAGGGATTTCGTCCGGCTCGACGATCAAAAGGGCTGGCGCATGCTGCTTTTTTGCATCGACGGACGTTTTCAGATCGAAGTGAACGGCACGCCCTACACCATCGAACCGAACGACATCGCATTCTGCACGCCCGACAAGATAGTCACCCGCACGATGATGAGCCCCGATTTCAAGGGGTATCTGTTCGGCTGCTCAGCGAACTTCTCCAAACGGATTTTTCCGAACTCGGCGGATTTATGGAACAAGGTGTTCTATATGAGCCGCAATTTCAAGATTCACCTCTCCGACAGGGAATCCGTCGAATTGCTGGAGGATTATCATTTTCTCAAACGGAAAATCACACGCATCGACCATCTCTATTACGACGAAATCATACGCTGTCTGCTGCAAGCGTTCCTCTACCAGACGGCGCATGTGCTCGACAACCATGTCGAGGCGGAAACGACCGCCGAAGAGCCGCTTCAATCCCGGCACCAGATCTGCCAGGCGTTCATCGACCTGCTCTCCTCAACCAAACCCGTGCCGCGCTCGGTGCAATGGTATGCCGAGCGGCTCTGCAAAACTCCGCGTTATCTCTCGACGGCGGTCAAGCGCGCCAGCGGCCGAAGCGCTTCGGAATGGATTCACGAAGCCCTGACGCGCGAGGTGGCCGACGCGCTGAAAAATTCCCCGAAAAGCATCAAGGAGATCTCCGACGAGCTCGACTTTCCGAATCTTTCGTTCTTCGGCCGTTATGTCCGTCAGCGGTTGGGATGTTCGCCGTCCGAGTTCCGGCAGCGGAAAAACAATCCGCAATAG
- a CDS encoding L-fucose/L-arabinose isomerase family protein, translated as MEHTTTRARIGLFATGLDTYWNQFEGLRDHLNAYRAEIVAGIERTGNVEVVDGGMVDSPEKALAAASLLARREVDLVFLYVATYCLSSTILPVAQRIGCPVIVLNLQPSAAIDYRKINALGDRGRMTGMWLENCQACSVPEIANVFNRAGLRYDIVTGYLKDASAWEQIGEWVAAAKVYRGMRENRLGILGHYYGGMLDVYTDITRQSAVFGTHLEMLEMCELKRFREQLTEDDVNAKLGEFRSNFEVSPECEDSELRRAAATSAALDRMVENHRLGAMAYYYEGEGAYEDIATSVIAGNTLLTGRGIPVAGECEVKNAQAMKILSLLGAGGSFSEFYAMDFNDDIVMLGHDGPAHFEISEGRVGLVPLPVYHGKPGKGLSIQMSVKQGPVTLLSVCEDGKGVYLLAAEGEAVEGPTLQIGNTNSRYRFGCGARKFMDAWCKAGPSHHCAIGVGHLLGPLKKTAFLFGIPIFVVE; from the coding sequence ATGGAACACACAACGACACGGGCCCGTATCGGGCTCTTTGCTACGGGACTCGATACGTATTGGAACCAGTTCGAAGGTCTTCGCGACCATCTGAACGCTTACAGGGCGGAGATCGTTGCCGGGATCGAAAGAACGGGCAACGTCGAGGTCGTCGATGGGGGCATGGTGGATTCGCCCGAAAAGGCGCTCGCGGCAGCGTCTCTGCTGGCCCGGCGGGAGGTGGATCTCGTATTTTTGTATGTCGCCACTTATTGTCTCTCCTCGACGATTCTGCCCGTGGCCCAGCGCATCGGATGCCCCGTCATCGTGTTGAACTTGCAGCCTTCGGCCGCCATCGACTACCGGAAGATCAATGCACTCGGCGACCGGGGACGGATGACCGGAATGTGGTTGGAGAACTGTCAGGCTTGCTCCGTTCCGGAGATCGCCAACGTGTTCAACCGGGCCGGGTTGCGTTATGACATCGTCACCGGTTACCTGAAAGACGCTTCGGCCTGGGAACAGATCGGGGAGTGGGTGGCCGCGGCGAAAGTTTACCGGGGCATGCGTGAGAACCGGCTGGGTATTCTGGGCCATTATTACGGGGGCATGCTCGACGTTTATACCGACATCACGCGCCAGTCCGCTGTCTTCGGGACGCATTTGGAGATGTTGGAGATGTGTGAGTTGAAACGTTTCCGGGAGCAGTTGACCGAGGATGATGTGAATGCCAAGCTCGGGGAATTCCGCTCGAACTTCGAGGTGAGTCCGGAATGCGAAGATTCGGAACTTCGGCGAGCGGCGGCGACATCGGCGGCATTGGACCGGATGGTCGAAAACCACCGGCTCGGGGCAATGGCTTATTATTACGAGGGCGAAGGTGCGTATGAAGATATTGCGACTTCCGTAATCGCCGGGAATACGTTGCTTACGGGGCGCGGCATCCCCGTTGCCGGCGAGTGCGAGGTGAAAAATGCCCAGGCGATGAAGATTCTGTCGTTGTTGGGTGCTGGAGGATCGTTCTCGGAGTTCTATGCAATGGATTTCAACGATGATATCGTGATGTTGGGACATGACGGACCGGCCCATTTCGAGATTTCCGAAGGCCGCGTCGGCCTTGTGCCGTTGCCGGTCTATCACGGCAAGCCCGGAAAGGGTCTTTCGATTCAGATGTCGGTGAAACAAGGGCCGGTGACGTTGCTTTCGGTCTGCGAGGACGGAAAGGGTGTTTACCTGTTGGCTGCCGAAGGCGAAGCGGTCGAGGGTCCGACCTTACAGATCGGCAATACCAACAGCCGTTATCGCTTCGGATGCGGAGCCCGGAAATTCATGGATGCCTGGTGCAAAGCAGGTCCTTCTCATCATTGCGCCATCGGGGTCGGACATCTGCTCGGGCCGTTGAAGAAAACGGCCTTCCTGTTCGGAATCCCGATCTTTGTCGTAGAATAG
- a CDS encoding helix-turn-helix domain-containing protein: MEESHVKYLMSNDQDMLWGMVVTTAGHQNIPPQAEYPSRNHPTRYLFSTEKGRVLNEYQLVYITRGRGQFVSTRQKECEIREGDMFLLFPGEWHNYRPDPHTGWHESWVGFTGPDIEKRVAARFFVREKAVFSIGIHEEIYHLYRWAATVAQQQGSGHQQILAGIVNLLLGFAYSEDRQMAFRDKNIDGQIAKAKILMQENIEQNLPGEAIARQIGMGYSWFRRIFKEYTGFAPNQYMQELKISKSKELLTNSEMNCQQIAYAVGFETPSYFNIVFKKKTGMTPSKYREFTQGSLLKPQNELNLQS, from the coding sequence ATGGAAGAAAGCCACGTAAAATACCTGATGTCGAACGACCAGGATATGCTTTGGGGAATGGTCGTAACCACGGCCGGGCACCAGAACATCCCGCCGCAAGCCGAATACCCGTCGCGCAACCACCCCACCCGCTATCTCTTTTCAACCGAAAAGGGGCGAGTCCTCAACGAATACCAACTGGTATACATCACCCGGGGCAGAGGACAGTTCGTGTCCACCCGGCAAAAGGAGTGTGAAATCCGGGAGGGGGACATGTTCCTGCTCTTTCCGGGAGAATGGCACAACTACCGTCCCGATCCGCACACCGGATGGCACGAATCCTGGGTCGGATTCACGGGGCCGGACATCGAAAAACGGGTGGCAGCGCGGTTTTTCGTCCGGGAGAAGGCCGTGTTCAGCATCGGCATCCACGAGGAGATATACCACCTCTACCGCTGGGCCGCAACGGTAGCACAACAACAGGGGTCGGGCCATCAACAGATTCTGGCCGGAATCGTCAACCTCCTGCTCGGGTTCGCGTACAGCGAGGACAGACAGATGGCTTTCCGTGACAAGAACATCGACGGGCAGATCGCCAAAGCGAAAATCCTGATGCAGGAGAACATCGAACAAAATCTGCCGGGAGAAGCGATCGCCAGGCAGATCGGGATGGGATACTCCTGGTTCCGGCGCATATTCAAGGAGTACACGGGGTTCGCCCCAAACCAATACATGCAGGAGCTGAAGATATCAAAATCCAAGGAACTGCTAACCAACTCCGAAATGAACTGTCAGCAGATCGCATATGCCGTGGGGTTCGAAACGCCCTCATACTTCAACATCGTATTCAAAAAGAAAACAGGAATGACCCCTTCCAAATACAGGGAATTCACACAAGGAAGCCTCCTGAAACCACAGAACGAACTGAACCTACAATCCTAA